From the Rhizobium leguminosarum bv. trifolii WSM1325 genome, one window contains:
- a CDS encoding conjugation TrbI family protein (PFAM: conjugation TrbI family protein~KEGG: atc:AGR_pTi_71 conjugal transfer protein TrbI), producing MVQSLQLGGASNKDSSNKRLNRIPIIIAIALIVLFLGVISYGLSSRGFYFQGADGIGQASNASASTYADQLKRGVKDAIIGDPEQTQIYQPAPVSNRQEEKSQHTVETEKTERARNKPGLEPEEEWLARLGREQREQFLRERHRQQMASLQAKAAALDSPLAVDVSLKDLSAADTTQANTQSAKTPGGASDLYAAAMQAGLSGQNGDPNMQSAKESFFNQDIKDLGYLPNKVAPQISRYELKRGSVIPATLITGISSDLPGRITAQTSQNVYDSATGHQLLVPQGAKLFGRYDHKISFGQSRVLVVWTDIIFPNGSTLQLGGMAGTDAEGYGGFRDQVDRHYLQTFGSAVLIALIGTGVDMAMPESSTEDTASDAARRNFADVFGRLSERSVGKNLDVQPTLQIRPGYKFNVLVDQDVVFPGPYRN from the coding sequence GTGGTCCAATCGCTTCAGCTTGGCGGCGCTTCAAACAAGGACAGCAGCAACAAGCGGCTGAACCGCATCCCGATCATCATCGCCATCGCCCTGATCGTGCTCTTTCTCGGCGTGATCAGCTACGGTCTTTCGTCCCGCGGGTTTTATTTTCAAGGGGCGGATGGCATTGGTCAGGCCTCGAATGCGTCGGCCTCCACTTATGCCGATCAGCTGAAGCGAGGCGTCAAGGATGCCATCATCGGCGATCCCGAGCAGACACAGATCTATCAGCCGGCACCGGTCAGCAACAGGCAAGAGGAGAAGTCGCAACACACGGTCGAAACCGAAAAGACCGAAAGGGCGCGCAATAAGCCCGGTCTCGAGCCGGAGGAGGAATGGCTTGCCCGCCTCGGGCGTGAGCAGCGAGAGCAATTCCTGCGGGAGCGCCATCGCCAGCAAATGGCAAGTCTTCAAGCCAAAGCCGCAGCACTTGATTCACCACTTGCCGTCGATGTCAGTCTAAAGGATCTTTCCGCCGCCGATACGACGCAGGCGAATACCCAAAGCGCAAAAACACCTGGCGGGGCCTCAGACCTGTACGCCGCGGCGATGCAGGCAGGACTTTCAGGGCAAAACGGCGATCCCAACATGCAGTCAGCGAAAGAATCATTCTTCAACCAAGACATCAAGGATCTCGGCTATCTGCCGAACAAGGTGGCGCCTCAGATTTCACGCTACGAGCTGAAACGCGGTTCGGTCATCCCCGCCACGCTGATTACCGGCATAAGCTCCGATCTTCCGGGGCGGATTACCGCCCAGACAAGCCAGAATGTCTACGACAGCGCCACCGGCCACCAGTTGCTCGTCCCGCAAGGTGCCAAGCTCTTTGGCCGCTACGATCACAAGATCTCTTTCGGTCAGTCGCGCGTGCTGGTCGTGTGGACCGATATCATCTTTCCCAACGGCTCGACCCTTCAGCTCGGCGGCATGGCGGGGACCGACGCTGAAGGCTACGGCGGCTTTCGAGACCAAGTCGACCGACATTACCTTCAAACGTTCGGTTCGGCGGTTCTCATCGCTCTTATCGGCACAGGGGTCGATATGGCCATGCCGGAGAGTTCGACGGAGGATACCGCCTCGGACGCTGCCCGGCGGAATTTCGCGGATGTTTTCGGACGGTTATCCGAACGGAGCGTGGGCAAAAACCTCGACGTCCAGCCGACACTTCAAATCAGACCCGGCTACAAGTTCAACGTGCTGGTCGACCAGGACGTCGTTTTCCCAGGCCCTTATCGCAACTGA
- a CDS encoding transcriptional regulator, LuxR family (PFAM: Autoinducer-binding domain protein; regulatory protein LuxR~SMART: regulatory protein LuxR~KEGG: xau:Xaut_4889 autoinducer-binding domain-containing protein), with product MHGSSLFDRLIDATVAAANEHSLKTALSDVARAHGFERFAYLNLHTAKSFAVSTYQKEWQSLYFSRSYMAIDPVVTAAKRLRRAFRWSADFERRRADDGIKEFYDTAAEFGIRSGLSIPIWTGFGQFAILTLASARHLETSGPDDLDTVGAAGAAALIHARLQGTTTPTQRPDFIFSDREALCLRWAAEGLPMHSIADVTGLTYHTVRWDLDRVKAKLGVYTQKQAVAVASRFGLI from the coding sequence ATGCATGGAAGTTCGCTTTTCGACAGATTGATCGACGCGACGGTCGCCGCCGCCAACGAACATTCCCTCAAGACGGCATTGAGCGACGTTGCCCGAGCGCATGGATTTGAGCGGTTTGCCTACCTTAATCTCCATACCGCAAAGAGCTTTGCCGTTTCAACCTACCAAAAGGAATGGCAATCGCTCTATTTCTCCCGTTCTTATATGGCCATCGATCCTGTGGTGACCGCAGCCAAGCGACTGAGGCGGGCTTTCAGGTGGTCAGCCGATTTCGAACGCCGGCGCGCGGACGATGGCATCAAGGAATTCTACGATACCGCGGCTGAATTCGGGATTCGGTCAGGTCTGTCGATCCCCATCTGGACGGGGTTTGGCCAGTTTGCCATCTTGACGCTGGCCTCAGCCAGGCACCTGGAGACCTCGGGACCGGACGATCTCGACACGGTCGGCGCAGCTGGCGCGGCGGCACTGATCCATGCCCGGCTCCAGGGTACGACCACGCCGACCCAAAGACCGGACTTCATCTTTTCCGATCGCGAGGCGCTTTGCCTGCGATGGGCGGCCGAAGGCCTTCCGATGCACTCCATCGCCGATGTGACGGGCCTGACCTATCACACCGTGCGCTGGGACCTCGATCGGGTAAAGGCCAAGCTTGGCGTCTACACCCAGAAACAGGCCGTGGCGGTCGCAAGCCGGTTCGGGCTGATCTGA
- a CDS encoding trbH; conjugal transfer protein (KEGG: trbH; conjugal transfer protein): MRSLLLSVIGCLLAGCTTATDGPTASSVSRDLSDPAASAIAGDMVGRLAEQVGPGINKVKFNEDATPFGQAMEAALKAWGYEVVTEQKLDETKRMVALTYGVDDLEGQALVSISAGSIELARAYATSATGASPASPVSVRRN; encoded by the coding sequence ATGCGAAGCCTCCTACTATCCGTCATCGGGTGCCTGCTTGCAGGCTGCACGACCGCCACCGACGGCCCTACCGCTAGCTCAGTCTCGCGCGACCTCTCCGACCCTGCCGCCAGTGCGATCGCAGGCGACATGGTCGGTCGGCTTGCGGAACAGGTGGGCCCGGGGATCAACAAGGTCAAATTTAACGAGGACGCCACGCCCTTCGGGCAGGCCATGGAAGCCGCCCTGAAGGCATGGGGCTACGAGGTCGTGACGGAGCAGAAGCTCGACGAGACGAAACGCATGGTCGCCCTAACCTATGGCGTCGACGACCTTGAGGGGCAGGCGCTTGTTTCGATATCGGCAGGTTCGATTGAACTCGCGCGGGCTTACGCCACTAGCGCGACCGGCGCATCGCCGGCCAGCCCCGTCTCTGTCAGGCGCAATTAG
- a CDS encoding Conjugal transfer protein (PFAM: Conjugal transfer protein~KEGG: ret:RHE_PA00172 conjugal transfer protein F) has product MAMQRAPENPYLAARQEWNERYGSYVRAAAAWRVVGMIALAMAVIGFVYALYLSTQVKLVPYIVEVDKLGTSVSAGFPQQIEYADPRVVRATLGGFVTSFRSVTPDAVVQKQYIDRTYALLRTSDPSTEKINAWFRGNSPFEKAKNATVAIEVSNIVALSNQSYQIDWTEFERDRKGKETGTRRYRGIATVTLTAPQDEGVIRLNPIGLYLKDFEWTAQL; this is encoded by the coding sequence ATGGCAATGCAACGCGCCCCTGAGAACCCATATCTCGCCGCCAGGCAGGAATGGAACGAACGATATGGTTCCTATGTCAGGGCGGCGGCGGCCTGGCGCGTTGTCGGCATGATCGCACTGGCAATGGCCGTGATCGGCTTCGTCTATGCGCTCTATTTGAGCACGCAGGTCAAACTCGTCCCCTATATCGTCGAGGTCGACAAGCTTGGGACCTCGGTCAGCGCGGGTTTTCCTCAGCAGATCGAATATGCCGACCCGCGGGTGGTTCGCGCCACGCTCGGTGGCTTCGTCACGAGCTTCCGGTCGGTGACGCCAGACGCCGTCGTTCAAAAGCAATACATCGATCGGACGTATGCGCTGCTTCGGACATCCGATCCGTCGACCGAGAAAATCAACGCCTGGTTCCGCGGCAATTCGCCGTTCGAGAAAGCCAAGAACGCGACAGTTGCGATCGAAGTCAGCAACATCGTCGCCCTCTCCAACCAGTCCTACCAGATCGACTGGACGGAGTTCGAGCGCGATCGGAAGGGAAAGGAAACCGGAACACGCCGATACCGCGGGATTGCGACCGTTACGCTGACGGCACCACAGGACGAGGGCGTGATCAGGCTTAATCCGATCGGTCTTTATCTGAAAGACTTCGAGTGGACCGCGCAGCTTTGA
- a CDS encoding type IV secretion/conjugal transfer ATPase, VirB4 family (KEGG: ret:RHE_PA00175 conjugal transfer protein E~TIGRFAM: type IV secretion/conjugal transfer ATPase, VirB4 family~PFAM: CagE TrbE VirB component of type IV transporter system~SMART: AAA ATPase) gives MVSLRAFRHTAPSFADLVPYAGLVDNGIILLKDGSLMAGWYFAGPDSESSTDFERNEVSRQINAILSRLGSGWMIQVEAVRLATVDYASAGKSHFPDRVTQAIDEERRAHFEREQGHFESRHAIIATYRPTEQRRSRLSKYIYSDEDSRKQSYADTVLFIFRNAIREVEQYLANIISIRRMLTRETAERGGACVARYDELLQFVRFCVTGENHPVRLPDIPMYIDWIVTAELQHGLAPKVEDRFLGVVAIDGLPSESWPGILNSLDAMPLGYRWSSRFIFLDAEEARVRLERTRKKWLQKVRPFFDQLFQTQSRSVDQDAISMVAETEDAIAQASSQLVAYGYYTPVVVLFDNDAERLNEKTEAIRRLIQAEGFGARIETLNATDAYLGSLPGNWYCNIREPLINTRNLSDLIPLNSVWSGNPQAPCPFYPPDSPPLMQVATGSTPFRLNLHVDDVGHTLVFGPTGSGKSTLLALIAAQFRRYENAQIFAFDKGRSMLPLTLACGGDHYEIGGDEDTGLSFCPLSELSSDGDRAWASEWIESLVAMQGISITPDHRNAISRQIGLMDGAPGRSISDFVSGVQMREIKDALHHYTVDGPMGQLLDAETDGLALGLFQTFEIEQVMNMGERNLVPVLTYLFRRIEKRLTGAPSLIVLDEAWLMLGHPVFRDKIREWLKVMRKANCAVLLATQSISDAERSGIIDVLKESCPTKICLPNGAARETGTRDFYERIGFNRRQIEIVATAIPKREYYVASPEGRRLFDMALGPLTLSFVGASSKDDLKHIRALHEEHGPEWPLHWLHKRGIKDAASLLKDA, from the coding sequence ATGGTATCCCTTCGCGCTTTCCGGCACACGGCGCCGTCCTTCGCCGATCTCGTCCCCTACGCAGGGCTTGTCGATAACGGGATCATCCTGCTCAAGGATGGCTCACTGATGGCTGGCTGGTATTTTGCCGGGCCTGATTCCGAAAGCTCCACCGATTTCGAACGGAACGAGGTGTCGCGCCAGATCAACGCCATATTGTCACGTCTCGGGTCCGGTTGGATGATCCAGGTAGAGGCGGTGCGGCTCGCAACGGTCGACTACGCCTCGGCTGGGAAATCGCATTTCCCCGATCGGGTGACGCAGGCGATCGACGAGGAACGACGAGCCCACTTCGAGCGCGAGCAGGGGCATTTCGAAAGCCGTCATGCCATCATCGCCACCTATCGGCCGACCGAGCAGCGTCGATCGAGGCTCAGCAAGTACATCTATTCCGACGAAGACAGTCGAAAGCAATCCTATGCCGACACCGTGCTCTTCATCTTCCGCAATGCGATCCGGGAAGTCGAACAGTATCTCGCCAATATCATTTCCATCAGGCGAATGCTGACCCGGGAGACCGCCGAGCGCGGCGGCGCGTGCGTTGCTCGCTATGACGAACTGCTACAATTCGTCCGCTTTTGCGTGACGGGCGAGAACCACCCTGTCCGACTTCCCGATATCCCAATGTATATCGACTGGATCGTGACCGCCGAGCTTCAGCACGGTCTTGCTCCCAAGGTGGAGGACCGTTTTCTCGGCGTGGTGGCAATCGACGGCCTTCCATCCGAAAGCTGGCCGGGCATCCTGAACAGCCTGGATGCGATGCCGCTTGGCTATCGATGGTCGTCGCGCTTCATTTTCCTCGACGCCGAGGAGGCGAGGGTACGCCTTGAGCGGACCCGCAAGAAGTGGCTGCAGAAGGTTCGACCTTTCTTCGACCAACTTTTCCAGACGCAAAGCCGTTCGGTCGACCAGGACGCAATATCGATGGTCGCCGAGACCGAGGATGCAATCGCACAAGCATCGTCACAGCTCGTCGCTTATGGATATTACACGCCGGTCGTCGTGCTGTTCGACAACGATGCGGAACGACTTAACGAAAAGACGGAAGCGATCCGGCGTCTCATCCAGGCCGAGGGCTTTGGCGCACGAATCGAGACGCTGAATGCGACCGACGCCTATTTGGGGAGCCTGCCTGGAAACTGGTATTGCAACATTCGCGAGCCGCTGATCAACACGCGCAATCTCTCCGATCTCATCCCGCTCAACTCCGTCTGGTCCGGAAATCCGCAGGCACCTTGCCCGTTTTACCCACCCGATTCACCACCGCTGATGCAGGTCGCGACCGGCTCGACGCCCTTTCGGCTCAACCTTCATGTCGATGACGTCGGCCATACCCTGGTGTTCGGTCCCACCGGCTCAGGAAAGTCGACGCTCCTTGCGCTGATCGCTGCACAGTTCCGCCGCTACGAGAACGCCCAGATCTTCGCCTTCGACAAAGGCCGTTCGATGCTGCCGCTGACACTTGCTTGCGGCGGCGATCACTACGAGATCGGCGGCGACGAAGACACCGGGCTCTCCTTTTGCCCGCTGTCCGAACTGTCGTCGGACGGCGATCGTGCCTGGGCGTCCGAGTGGATCGAAAGCTTGGTGGCGATGCAGGGCATCTCGATCACGCCCGATCACCGCAACGCCATCTCCCGCCAGATCGGCCTGATGGACGGGGCTCCGGGTCGGTCGATCTCGGATTTCGTCAGTGGCGTTCAGATGCGCGAGATCAAGGATGCTCTCCATCACTACACCGTCGACGGCCCGATGGGCCAGTTGCTCGATGCCGAGACCGACGGCCTCGCACTGGGGCTATTTCAGACGTTTGAAATCGAGCAGGTCATGAACATGGGCGAGCGCAATCTCGTGCCGGTGCTCACCTATCTCTTCCGCCGCATCGAAAAACGCCTAACCGGCGCGCCAAGCCTCATCGTCCTCGACGAGGCCTGGCTGATGCTCGGTCATCCCGTGTTCCGCGACAAAATCCGGGAATGGCTCAAGGTGATGCGCAAAGCCAATTGCGCGGTGTTGCTTGCCACCCAGTCGATCTCGGATGCCGAACGCTCTGGCATCATCGACGTCCTGAAAGAGAGCTGCCCAACGAAAATCTGCCTGCCGAATGGGGCAGCCCGCGAGACCGGGACCCGCGATTTCTATGAGCGGATCGGCTTTAACCGACGGCAGATCGAGATCGTCGCGACCGCCATACCGAAACGGGAATATTACGTCGCGTCACCCGAAGGGCGCCGCCTGTTCGACATGGCTCTTGGCCCGCTGACGCTGTCGTTCGTGGGCGCCTCGAGTAAGGACGACTTGAAGCACATCCGTGCGCTTCATGAAGAACATGGCCCTGAATGGCCGCTGCACTGGCTCCACAAAAGAGGGATCAAGGATGCTGCATCGCTTCTCAAAGACGCATAG
- a CDS encoding conserved hypothetical protein (KEGG: vei:Veis_3722 hypothetical protein) — protein MEQSIAFDMLSELTASLTEAGGEITSQPMFEPQMGNSHADFLIDARFFDAPLKLVVEVKRSAFPRDVREAIWQLKKYIAAMPPGNSRVLPLLMANTISPGARALLREEKVGYFDRSGSLYLSADNLFVLVEKPASKQQARSLNNLFVGSRAQALHAVWTFKDQWFGVHELAERASVSPTTASQVLIDLERREWVSSKGAGPSKERILSNPRALLDEWSSYVASIKPKPLRSYYMRMTNIDEAIHEIDRICDETGVRYEISGLMAGQIHAPHLSKISQIHCRIDHGGESLLRKLGAKAVKEGWNLGVIDSNPRHDFLFRQRVGHVWVTDPLQTYLDLLQLDSGRSKELADHLRLTKLAVPE, from the coding sequence TTGGAACAGTCCATAGCTTTCGATATGTTGAGTGAGTTGACGGCTAGCCTCACGGAGGCAGGCGGGGAAATCACGTCCCAGCCCATGTTTGAGCCGCAGATGGGAAACTCTCACGCAGATTTCCTTATAGATGCGCGATTTTTTGATGCGCCTCTCAAACTTGTTGTCGAGGTCAAAAGATCAGCTTTTCCAAGAGACGTCAGGGAAGCAATCTGGCAGCTGAAGAAATACATTGCCGCCATGCCGCCAGGCAATTCCAGAGTTCTCCCCTTATTGATGGCCAATACCATTTCCCCAGGTGCACGTGCACTCCTGCGCGAGGAGAAGGTCGGTTATTTCGATCGTAGCGGCAGTCTCTATCTTTCGGCCGACAATCTCTTTGTTCTCGTCGAAAAGCCAGCCTCGAAGCAGCAGGCTCGATCGCTCAACAATCTGTTCGTTGGAAGTCGCGCACAGGCCCTCCATGCCGTCTGGACATTTAAGGACCAATGGTTCGGTGTGCATGAACTGGCCGAGCGGGCATCCGTATCTCCGACAACGGCATCCCAGGTTCTTATCGATCTAGAGCGCCGCGAATGGGTGAGCTCCAAGGGTGCCGGTCCATCGAAGGAAAGGATACTCTCCAATCCGCGCGCGCTACTTGACGAGTGGTCTTCCTATGTCGCTTCGATCAAGCCGAAGCCGCTCCGCTCGTACTATATGCGGATGACCAATATCGATGAGGCGATCCATGAGATTGACCGCATCTGCGATGAGACGGGAGTTCGCTACGAAATTTCCGGGCTCATGGCCGGGCAGATCCATGCACCGCACCTCTCGAAAATATCCCAAATCCATTGTCGCATCGATCATGGCGGCGAAAGCCTTCTTCGAAAACTGGGAGCAAAGGCCGTCAAAGAGGGTTGGAATCTGGGAGTTATAGACTCTAATCCACGGCATGACTTTCTGTTTCGCCAACGGGTCGGTCATGTCTGGGTCACAGATCCACTTCAAACTTACCTCGACCTCCTGCAGCTTGACAGCGGTCGCTCGAAGGAACTGGCCGACCATCTTCGGCTGACAAAACTCGCGGTACCCGAATGA
- a CDS encoding P-type conjugative transfer protein TrbG (TIGRFAM: P-type conjugative transfer protein TrbG~PFAM: Conjugal transfer protein TrbG/VirB9/CagX~KEGG: trbG; P-type conjugative transfer protein TrbG; K03204 type IV secretion system protein VirB9), with amino-acid sequence MRRATYLAALGCAWVVVFATNEAKAQSMTANEAKGANLSGKWRGGTGLVTKGADGKVIFLFGETQPSVVCSPLQVCDIELQGGEVVRDVLVGDTVRWKVEPATSGAAGGQAIHLIVKPSEPGLVTSMVVTTSRRTYHIQLKSHTSQYMARVGFDYPEDVSSKLADVNARLEAGRTPGAGVPSEQLTFAYSVSGKASWKPMRVYSDGLKTYIQFPRSIAGQDAPVLFVVSGGQNRVVNYRMKNDMMVVDYNIDRAVLISGVGKHKQKITIRRGG; translated from the coding sequence ATGAGAAGAGCAACATATCTCGCGGCCCTTGGCTGCGCCTGGGTCGTCGTCTTTGCGACAAACGAAGCCAAGGCGCAGAGCATGACCGCAAACGAAGCAAAGGGCGCGAACCTCTCAGGAAAGTGGCGCGGGGGCACGGGGCTCGTCACCAAGGGGGCGGATGGAAAGGTCATCTTCCTGTTTGGAGAAACTCAGCCGTCGGTGGTGTGTTCGCCGCTGCAGGTCTGCGACATCGAGCTTCAGGGCGGCGAGGTCGTTCGCGATGTGCTTGTCGGCGACACCGTTCGATGGAAGGTCGAACCGGCAACGTCCGGCGCCGCGGGCGGCCAGGCGATCCACCTCATCGTCAAACCGTCGGAACCAGGCCTCGTCACCTCCATGGTGGTGACGACCTCGCGCCGGACCTATCATATCCAGCTCAAATCACACACGAGCCAGTACATGGCGCGCGTCGGCTTCGACTATCCGGAGGATGTGTCGAGCAAGCTTGCCGATGTCAACGCCCGTCTCGAAGCTGGAAGGACGCCGGGAGCAGGCGTCCCGTCGGAGCAATTGACCTTCGCCTATTCGGTTAGCGGCAAAGCCTCGTGGAAGCCCATGCGCGTCTATTCGGACGGCCTGAAGACCTACATCCAGTTTCCCCGCTCGATCGCCGGTCAGGACGCGCCGGTGCTTTTTGTCGTCTCAGGCGGCCAAAATCGGGTCGTCAACTACCGTATGAAGAACGACATGATGGTAGTGGACTATAATATCGACCGCGCGGTTCTCATCTCCGGTGTTGGAAAGCACAAACAGAAGATCACCATTCGCAGGGGAGGGTGA
- a CDS encoding P-type conjugative transfer protein TrbL (TIGRFAM: P-type conjugative transfer protein TrbL~PFAM: TrbL/VirB6 plasmid conjugal transfer protein~KEGG: atc:AGR_pTi_76 conjugal transfer protein TrbL), with protein MLAIGLAIVAVGPAFAQQGSALSTLENQVVSAAKDWESTVSRAARSLFWILAGIEIGIAAVWLALQAASLDSWFAELVRRIMFVGLFAFILDRGPALAKAVVDSLYQLGAEGGSASPAAIFDAGIEVADKMSEQVQFGLFEDNSLAIAAVFAMVVVVIAFSLVAAVFVAVIVEMYVGLLAGMIMLGLGGSSFTKDFAVKYLVYAFSVGMKLMALVMIARIGSEVLIGLAEVSVAAEQQLITSLAIAGLSVVVFMISIYVPNILQGVVQGVSVSGGMEVIRHGGQAGSFALGAGILAGGGASAGFAAARAARAEGASIAGAALRGVGAGLSATGEAVGSAAKEKAIGSPGAHASSLLGLANAKLDQAQARGGLRPSPLRDDKK; from the coding sequence ATGCTTGCGATCGGCCTTGCGATCGTGGCGGTAGGGCCAGCCTTCGCCCAGCAAGGATCGGCGCTCTCGACGTTGGAAAACCAGGTGGTCAGTGCCGCGAAGGATTGGGAGTCGACGGTGTCACGGGCAGCTCGGTCGCTCTTTTGGATCCTGGCTGGGATAGAAATTGGAATAGCAGCCGTATGGCTGGCGCTGCAAGCTGCGTCACTGGATAGTTGGTTCGCGGAACTCGTTCGCCGGATCATGTTCGTCGGTCTCTTTGCCTTTATCCTGGATCGGGGACCAGCCCTCGCCAAGGCGGTGGTGGACAGCCTATATCAGTTGGGCGCGGAAGGTGGCTCCGCTTCTCCGGCCGCGATCTTCGACGCTGGCATAGAGGTCGCGGACAAAATGTCCGAACAGGTCCAGTTCGGCCTCTTTGAGGACAACTCTCTGGCTATTGCCGCCGTCTTCGCCATGGTTGTTGTCGTCATCGCGTTCTCGCTCGTCGCCGCGGTGTTCGTCGCTGTCATCGTCGAAATGTATGTAGGCTTGTTGGCCGGCATGATCATGCTTGGATTAGGTGGTTCATCCTTCACCAAGGACTTCGCGGTCAAATATCTCGTCTATGCGTTTTCAGTCGGTATGAAGCTGATGGCACTGGTAATGATTGCGCGCATCGGCTCGGAGGTTCTCATCGGCTTGGCCGAGGTGTCGGTCGCGGCTGAACAGCAACTCATCACCAGCCTGGCGATCGCTGGCCTATCAGTTGTCGTCTTCATGATATCAATCTACGTCCCAAACATTCTGCAGGGTGTCGTCCAAGGCGTCTCCGTCAGCGGCGGCATGGAGGTGATCCGCCATGGCGGGCAGGCGGGATCATTCGCACTGGGCGCAGGGATTCTAGCTGGCGGTGGCGCCAGCGCGGGCTTTGCCGCCGCGCGTGCTGCGCGTGCCGAGGGTGCGTCCATAGCGGGCGCTGCCTTGCGCGGCGTGGGTGCGGGATTGAGCGCGACGGGCGAAGCGGTCGGATCCGCGGCCAAGGAAAAGGCGATCGGCTCACCCGGCGCCCATGCCAGCTCTCTTCTTGGCCTCGCCAATGCGAAACTCGATCAGGCGCAGGCACGCGGCGGTTTACGCCCGTCGCCGCTCCGCGACGACAAAAAATAA
- a CDS encoding P-type conjugative transfer protein TrbJ (TIGRFAM: P-type conjugative transfer protein TrbJ~KEGG: trbJ; P-type conjugative transfer protein TrbJ): protein MLHRFSKTHRLLMVAALSSALVLPDPANAGSATGAATEWTQLANNAELIKLLESSSVQVENQLTQISQLAEQIQNQLKIYQNMLQNTAQLPNHIWGEVESDLKRLQSVVSQGQGIAFSMGNADDILKQRFPSYADLKTSLSDGTSFSSTYQSWSDTNRDTIAGSLNAASLTADQFETEESTMASLRSMSQSADGQMKALQVGHQIAAQQVAQMQKLRGLLSQQMTMMGTWLQANQTDKDLAQKRREKFFEPAGRGIPDGQMMEPRW from the coding sequence ATGCTGCATCGCTTCTCAAAGACGCATAGGCTTCTGATGGTCGCAGCCCTGTCAAGCGCGCTCGTTCTGCCTGATCCTGCAAACGCCGGCAGCGCGACGGGCGCTGCAACGGAATGGACACAACTTGCCAACAATGCCGAGCTGATCAAGTTGCTCGAAAGCTCCAGCGTCCAGGTCGAAAACCAGCTTACCCAGATCAGCCAGCTCGCCGAGCAGATCCAGAACCAGCTGAAAATCTACCAAAACATGCTGCAGAATACAGCGCAGCTGCCCAACCACATCTGGGGCGAAGTCGAGAGCGACCTCAAGCGCCTGCAGAGTGTCGTCTCGCAAGGGCAGGGGATCGCGTTTTCCATGGGCAACGCCGACGATATCCTCAAACAGCGCTTCCCGAGCTATGCGGATCTCAAGACCAGTCTGTCGGACGGGACGAGCTTCTCCTCGACCTATCAGTCTTGGTCCGACACCAACCGTGACACGATCGCGGGCAGTTTGAACGCCGCAAGCCTGACGGCGGACCAGTTCGAGACCGAAGAATCCACCATGGCCTCACTCCGCTCGATGTCCCAAAGCGCGGATGGGCAGATGAAGGCCCTGCAGGTCGGCCACCAGATCGCGGCGCAGCAGGTCGCCCAGATGCAGAAGCTGCGCGGTCTACTTTCCCAGCAAATGACGATGATGGGCACCTGGCTGCAGGCAAACCAGACCGACAAGGACCTGGCGCAGAAGAGAAGAGAGAAGTTTTTCGAACCCGCGGGAAGAGGAATCCCAGATGGACAAATGATGGAGCCGCGCTGGTGA